Within Calonectris borealis chromosome Z, bCalBor7.hap1.2, whole genome shotgun sequence, the genomic segment GCGCAAATGctatcttttggggttttttaaatgtagtcaCATTTAGTCAGTTTTCCCTTCATCCTCACCTACCTTTCAGAACTTCGCTGTATCCCAAGAGATTTGACATGGCTTCTCTTAGCAGGTAAGATGCTTGTAATAGAAAGGGTATGAGTACTAGTCTGTTGAAATTGCTTCCATTGTCCTCACTATATAAGAGTTTGCTAACATTACAAATTACAGCTTCTCTTTCAGTACATCATAATTACAACAAAAGCTAGCCTTATAGCTCTTCATGTCACCTAAACCAGAATTATTCCATAAAGATCCTAAAGTCACTATGAAAGTGTACAAATTGCTCAGATAGAATAttgtgaatgaaataaaataaagaatgccAACTCAGCAGTCGAAGGGGTACAACgatctgtcttttatttttcatggagTCAGTTTGCAgctttggcttaaaaaaaaaaacaacctacaaaAATGCTCCCAAATCCAGATCCTGACTGACAGACctgaacaaaataatgaaatacttgCTTAGCAGTATCTAAGTCATCCTTCAGATAAGACAGATCTCTCATCATCTGTGTTGTAAAGGAAAATCATTCCGAGATAAAACTGAGACGCTTTAAGACGCCTTAGATAGCTTCCAAAGGATCACAGTGTTATTGTTTCCCTGTAGGTAAACCTAGGAGCATTTAAATTCATGCTGGAAACATTTATTCTACAGATTACTCATGACTTGACCTCTTAAAGTAACAAATAGGAATCCTTTGTATAAACATAATTTCAAACAGCTCTTCTCTACTAGCAAAAATGTTCTGTCTGGCATAGATCAGGAGACTCTTCTTAATCAGGTGTAGTTGGAAGAGGGCATAAGACTGTGTTAACAAAGTCCTGGAAGTGGGAGGAAAATGGTGCAAATATATCCAGAACTTTCAAGGTATTTAGAAGTGGTTTTAGTTCGATAGACCACTAGAAGTGTTGGGTGGACATgtttaaagatgtttaaaaattgAAGCCACATTGTGTTCAGATTCTGATAGTGTCTGTTGAAGTCTAAATTTAATTTTTGCAATCTTCTGTTTTGAAGGTGTCTGTCAAAgtctaaatttaatttttgaGTTTCTTTATCTTGAAACTTGTCTCGTTGAGTATTTCTTTCTACCATTCCATTTGCCATGATACTGAGTTTGCCAAGGTGAAAGGGACTATGCCTGACTGTTTTGTAGTCAGTGACATTGGTACATTTTATAACATTCATCATATCAGAACTATGCTGAGGCTGTACAGTACATATGTCTAAAATAATGAATTCTGGAGTCGGGTTTTTGTCTATTATCTGTATTTTGGGCATTACTATATTTGAATTTCAAGACAATTGCTGTATGTtgggcttttgtctttttttgcttgcttAGTGCGTGAAGTGTTCTCTCTAGTTGAATCGAAGACTATAAACAACTGAACCCAAGAGATCAGACTTTGTTCTTTGCTGTGCTACAAACATTTTTGAGATTATGGCAATCCACTTATCACCATATCTTAATTCATTCTTTGAAGTTCCCTGTCTCCCTCTGATTCTGGAGGAGGATACAGAGCTTAATTTATTGTAGGTTCCTAACTTAGATTCTTAACTATAGATGCATCTCACCTCATTGTGCCAGTTTTCCATGTTctaaaactgaggaaaataacAATGTCCTACCTTCTACGTACTATGAAGATAGATTgcaaatattttggtatttttatatCTTATGATACCTGAAATGGAAACTAGTTTCAAATTTGCAAACCTTTGTTATATTGTGATCTTTTCAGGTGGCTCAAAACCAGAAGTGTTGTGTGGATCCCCTTCTTTACCCAGTGCTGCCAAATATGCTGGTAGATTAAATCAGGTAAACACCAAGTGTCCCTTTTcttagatctttttctttttaaatgttccaAAGTCCAtataaagtaattaaaatagtTTTACCTAAGCTTTCGAggagaacctttttttttttttattgtggaatGCCATAATTCAATTTTGTTGGTTCATCAATGTGTATATGTTGTTTATAGGAAGTGCttatacatgaagaaaaaaagaaacaaaaaggaaaagtatttttgagTCCCCAGTCAGGTTTGTATATCTTCATTTCAATTCAGAAATTCTGtgtaaaagcatgtatttttaactTGCTTTCCCTATCAGTCCATATGGGAACTCTGCCTAATTTGCTGAACACGGCAGCAGTCTGGACAGGTTGCTAGATAATTCTGAAGTGAAGCCACATTTTTTCTACTGGAAAagtgtgcatttttttcagttttgttttggaagCAAAACTTAGGCATGTCAGTTCTGTGTACTTTTTCTTTAACTCTCGTAGATTTATTTTGCAGAATAATATGGTgggtttttattaatttctttcctctctcctgttttGGCATACATGGGTTTCTGTGTTTCTTCAGGGACAACATGTGGAGCGCTTTCTTGTGAGGCTTCCTCAGAGTAATTGTCTAGAATTCCATATGATCAACTAACTTAGGAGAGACTTATCAAAGCACATCCTTGGTCTGAGCTGCCGAAATGCAAGGAAGTTAAAATTACACTTACAAGTAGCAGTCAGATGATAATATAAAGGCCTTTATGTACTCTCTCTGGATCAGAGATGTTTTGTGTTGGCTGCATGGTTAGGAATGCAGCTTCCTTACAGTAATTTCACACACTTATTAACAGGTACaattaagattttaaaagcaaatgcttttttttattactttgagTTTCTAGTGCAACTCCGCAAACCTTTCAGCAGCTTGggttttttcagtaaaatatataAATCTCTTCTGGGGCACTTGAAGGGGGACCCAAGTCATCTTTGCAAACTTTGGAAAACTAAACTGCAATTAACTATCTCAAATTAAATTCTCAGTTTTGTTGGGAAGACACAGTATTTTCTGTTCTCGCTGCAAAGCTTTTTCAAATTAAGTTTGGGGATTTTAAACACAAAGTGATTTGTCATTAGGTGTTTAGTTGAAAAAAATGctagtttttaattttgtattttaatatttcctaCTGTCCTCCAGCAGGTAATGATCTAAAGTTGATCTGTGTGTGCTTTCATTATAGTTGACTTGACAGTAATTTTCTCCTGTCTGATTGTTTCAGTTGTTTTAtgtcttgtctttttcttcttttttttttttttttttaaatctttaaagtGTGATGCTTTCTTCCTCCCAATCTTAGGCAGCCTTTCCAATAAATACATGACTCAGGGAAAAGCCTCACAGAAGAGGACCCAACAAGACTCATGAGGGATATTAAGCACTGTTAAATTGCAATACAGGCgcttcattcatttaaaacattttctttcgcTAAAGCATCTGGATTCACAGGACAGCAGCATAGAAAACCTTCGACTTAAGTTTAATGAAATAtgggtgttttattttaaattgctagTACAAGCAACTGTGGGTTTTAATACGGACCCCTGTTCTTAAATAGATTGATTGAGCATTTTCATAGAAAGCCATGATGTTTTATATTTGTTTACTAGGTAAATCATATAGAAAAGGGCAGGTACTAAAAATGGACCGTTTTCAAGGTTTTATTGCTCCACCTGACCATTTTAAAACGCACTAAAATTGTGTGCAAGCCAAATAcattatattttcttcaaaaattgatttttttggaggagcaaataatatttattaatgttGATTGTTTACTGAATCCTTGTGTAAAAGTGTTTGAAATGTTTGTagactgctactttttttttcctgtagagaACTGAAAACGTAGACACCAgtaaacatacataaaaaaaatctctggacaAGCAGTGCCATTGagatttcttgggtttttttctgttctatgattTTATGGGAGTTCATTTGCTGCTGTGCTTGTGTACAAGAGAAAGAAAGACTAAGAAACAGGTCAGTCCTGTTTGATGCTGCTAAGAATCTTTTTCAAGGCTTTGGGGATACAGACAAAAATGCTTTAAGGAATAGAGGTAGTATATTTGGCAACTGGGGAAAACAAATGTCCATTTTTCATAAAATGTGAAGAGGGTCCTTGTACCAGCCAAGAATTTAATTAGTAGTATGAACTTGAGCTTTACTTGAAGTCCTTCCAGAGCTGGTTATGTACCGTCTTatcttgttcagaaaaaaattagttacatGGTAAAATTGAAACCACTGTTATTTATGACTtcgaaataaatttaaaaaaacacattaaaaaaatcagacttaagtttctgtatttcttcttagATGGTAGTTTTCACTATTCCTGACATAAATGTAGAATTAATGATAACTTATTAGAATTATCTGGTTTTAGAAATgtcatgtttgatttttttttttccttacccatCTATTTTTATTAAAGTTGAAAGCTAAAATTACTGAAGTGGTCTTAGGGAACTGGGATCCTAACTCCTATTCTGGTTTTCATCCATCTGTAGCCAGATATCTGTAAACTACTAGATGTGAACTTTTGCAAAAGATTTCTTTTGTGTTCTTTCCTCAACATATTTTCAagccagcaacaacagaaaataattccAACTTTGCCTTCTACTAGCATATTTCATCAAATTAAGTCAgtttttccctcaaaaataaGCTATTCTTGTAGGTTTTCATCCatatccccccaaaaaagaaaggcTAACATGCCTTCTGTATGGTTTATTTAGCCCTCTATTCAGAGTTACTTTCAGTTTTGCTGATGGGAATAAAATGTGTAAGCCTCTAAGGGACTATGGCATAATCTCAAAGAtagaagttatttaaaaaaaagaatcagatttATGCATACTCGTCCTCTTCCGTTTGTGATACTTTGTAGTTCAGTGGTGAAGTTTTCAGCTGTGACATTTCTAAACTTGCAGCTGTGTGAAAACTCATTCTGCAGATCCACCAGTCTTCTCACTTTGACGCTGCTGCTTCCTTAAGCAACTACAAATTCTATATAGTTACTAATCTCATAACCCTAAAATAAAACCCTTGAACTTGGCTTATATATTACAAGCATTAAACCAGTAACTAATAAATCCTTTGTTTGCTTGAAGAGTAGTTAAAGAGCACAGTCATAACTTACAGAATCATATGTGACACAGAATAAACATAGTTGAGGAGGCATACACATCTGCTGGATTAATTTGTTGTAAAATTTAGTAAATtgattgaaaattaaaattgaagaaaAGTAAGTTCTTCATAACAATTCTTGATATCCAAAATCCTGATTGCCTTATGGGAGTGTATTCTCCAGGGAAGCAACTTTCCCCATACAAAAACTCTGAAAGGACACACTGCATTAATAAAAAGTTTCTAGAAGATGAACAGTACCAAAACTAATAGTAATAAACTAAAATAATAGTTTACAACtaaatttatattaataaaatgtaataatacaTACTAATCGTTAAAAGACCCCTTCCGAACCACTTGTATACTCAGTACCTCTAATGATAGGGAGGGACACTGAGTTGGTAGCACTGtttatttgttctgcttttttaattaaaaaaaaaaaaagtgctattgtCATATTTCACAGGAATTTCACATGCTTTTGATGTCCCTGTTTCCAAAGTTGGAAATGTTTTGTGCTATGAGTAGTTAGTAATCAGTACTGAAAAAAGGAGGACAAAATTCTGTTTCAGGTATGCAGCACAGTTAACTGTCTGTCTTAAACAGGCAATTTAATCTCGGCTATATAACTACTAGATTAACACATCCATCTCCCCGAATTTAATTGTTCTGGTGAGATTTGTTTCATAGTTATATTTAAAACCGTTTtttcatccattaaaaaaatgtattcaaatgtatttaatacacaatgttttcttttataaaccTCATCACATTTTTATAAGAACTGCAGAAGCCGCATCAAAAACTATCTTCATTAGTAACTTTTTGGGGCCTGAAATAGCTACTTAGAATGGACTTGctagcaaagaaaatattttttcccctatacTAATAAATTTATCAATATTTCTTGTTATTCACTTGAACTACTTAGATTTTAACACTGACTTTTGCTTTTATATTCTTTTGGTAATGTAGTAAAGATGAAAAGCACCTTAGAAAAAGGCTGTTGTTCTATCCCATGCTCAGTCTTTCACGCTGAGATTCATTCAGCAGCCGGGTGACTGAAAAGTGATGGCTGAAAGCATCCTAAGAAAGTACAAGAAGGTAAAGCCCTTTTTACCTGCTTGGTAGACTGTGAATGATGAAGAAAGTTTTAGCTGCATTCATACGCAAGGTTCCCCCCTCCAGGCATACATATCCCTGGCTTCAGCTTCAGGCTGATAGTGCATTTAAGCCCCCCACCCCTACGTGGGTGTGTTTTAGTTCAGGATGCGTGCCCAAGTTGTGTGAATTATGTGTGAAGGACACATTTTGTGTAGctaaagaaaatacagatttttttaatacacttgcTATCTTTATATTTGAGGTGTAAGTATTGTGCCTCATTAAAGAGTAGTGGCACAATTATGtatgtaaaaaagaaagacatCTGCACATTTACTATCAAGCTCTTCAAAACAGCTAAGCCCAGAATCAGGCCCCCAAAGTAGATGTGGTGATGAGATGCCGACATGTTGCTTGTGCTTGGACTTTGTAAAACAGGTAACTACACGTTTAGAGTATTAGCTAGCATATTTAAGGATGCTGTCAGAGGAAGTGAAAAACGGGTACAGGTTTTCCTTCTGGCATAGCCATCTTTCAATTTAAAGTAATGGGATTAGTCTTCCTGGGCTGTGTCTGTCGGGGTTTCTCACGAGCACCCCCAAGTCGCCCCGGCGTACCTCCCCGGGCTGCCACCAGCGGTTTGGGAATGGCAGTGCGGTTTCCCAGCAGCTTCCAAGCCGTCTTCCCAGGACGGCTGTGCACCAGGCAGGCGTCGAGAAGCGCACCTGGGCTCCGACCGCCGCACAGCCCTCACCCAGCCCCGGCTGGGCTTGAGCccggagggaaggggggaagctgGCGGGCAGGAGGGCGTACACGGGGCATCATCTGTGACAGATGGCACCGGTcaccgccgccgggccccgcatGCCTCCGCGATGCCGAGGGATTTGTCCGCACGCGCGTTTTGCCTGCGGTGCCAACGCTTCCTACCGAACAGCCTTACgcgaagttattttaaaatgcctgtcCGTGTGACCATCAATAAATATTCATGTTCTTTGCCTGCACTTCCCGGGGATGGGGACCATGTACCACGGGCCTCCGCGCTCCCACAGACACCTGTTTTCCTGCCGCCTCCCCGGGCAGCCGGCGCGGCCTGAAGGGCCGGGCCTCCTGCTGCGGCTGCCCGGGCCAGGCCCGCCGCTTATCCCTGCGAACGGCCCTCCTGCGTACGACGCCCTGCCCACCCGGGGTCGGGGACAGGCAGCTGGCCCCCGCCTCCGCCTGGCAGCGGCGGCCGCAGGCCGTGGCCCAGCTCCACCCGCCCAGGACTGGGGAAGGGGGCGGAACCGCCGCTGCCTGCCCATCACAGCCCGCTGCCCAATAGGGGTGGGCGCCGGAAGCCCGGCGTGCGCCGTGGCGTCACGGCGTGACGTCGGCGGTGCCCATGGCAGAGGGTAAAGGACGGGGCGAGGGGGGCGATGGCCTCGTCGGTGGTGAGGGCCACGGTGCGCGCCGTCAGCAAGCGGAAGATCCAGGCTACGCGCGCCGCCCTCACCCTGGTCAgtgccgcgccgccgcgggcggggagcGCTCGGCCCGCCGGCCCCTCTGGGCCGTGCCTCCTCACGGCTGCGAGAACTGCGCCACGGGCCGGGCctcccccggcccgcccgcccgccccgcggcaggTGGTGCGCAGCCGCCACTGGGCCGCCGGTGACAGCGGGGCGGGACGAGGACGGGCCGCGGACGGGCCGCCCAGCCTGTCTGTGCCGCTGCGTCGGGCCGTGGCGGGGGCGGCAGGGGTGGGACTCGCCCGGGGCAGCGTGGCGGCCCAGGGCCAGAGCCGTTAACCGTTGGAGGTTGCCGGCTGTGCGCTGCGGCTGGGCTTTGCCCGGTAGGAGAGGGCTGCGGGGAGGCTGAAGGGGTCTCTTCCCCTCCGGTGAGTTTGCGggggggagctgctgctcctcgcCAGGCCCGCTGGGGAGAAAGCCCCGCGCCTCTCGGCTCGGTATGCCGGCAGCCCTCGCGGAAAGCAGGACGTGgagggcaggcagcgggagaAGGGGGACCATCAGTGCGGTCCCTTCGTGCGGGGGGGCCTTTCTGCAGAGTCACTCGAAgaagtatatttatttaaaaagaaaaaaaaaaaattggagatgCGTCATGTACAGAAGCTGCCGAATAAGTTGTTTCCCAGGAGCCTTTGTGTCCTTCTGTTAGTTGAGGAAGCGCATTCGCTACTAGCGGCAGTGTTGGGGAGGCTGTGCTGTTGAGAGGGATTACTGCAGAGGAAAGTAGAGTCAGctccctgcaggagcaggggcagaTCAAGTGCGTATAGTTCAGTCATTTGTCAGAGCAGGTAATTCCTCTTCAGTAGTGATTCTGTAACAAATGAAGATTAATAGCGGTAATTAGAAAAGGTTTTCTGTAGTAAGTCTAACTTATAGTTTGCTTTGTGTGTTTAAGTCTGCTCATGGTAAGAATTTCGTGCTActaatgcttttccttttctcagagtCTTGGAAACTTGTTAAGCATGTAATGggaatttttgtttgtgttgtgttCTTGCATTTCTGCAGCAATTAGATCTGCATGAACAGTGAATTCATCTGCTGTAAAGTCACAGTTCCCCTCTGGGTTAGCGGGAAAAGAGAAGTAGGCCATAAACACTTCTGTGCctaattgatttttgtttgtaatGTGTATGTGACAAAAGTTTTCACAAGAGCACAACTACTTAATTGGATCGTGGTAGTGATTTtgtgtttgggggagggggggggaccaAACACCCTAATATCAAGGACTGACGTTCTTAAACTATCTGTTTGCTGGCAGTGTGGGTGAGGAGGGGAGTGAAGAGGTATTGTGTTCTGCATGGATTAGATAGAGCAGTCATCTATTTTACAGCAGAGTGCGTATCTTTCAGATCAGACATCAGTTTCAAGTAGAACACAGGCTGGTCAATACTGACAGGTGGCTGAAGATGGACTTTGCAGATAGGAGACAAATGTAAACTAAGAAAATTTAAGTGCACAGAATTGGAATAGAAATTTTTTATAGTACAACTGAGTACGTTGCACACTTTAATATGTGCAAGCACTcactgcaaataaacaaaaaaaaatttcaaattgatgtataagtttttgtttttcagacccCATCAGCTGTTCAGAAGATAAAACAGCTTCTTAAAGATAAACCTGAGCATGTAAGTATAAACAAGGCCAGCCTGTAGATTGCACTAAGGTATTAGCACAGCTCATGATCGCAAAGCATTTCTGGCTAACTTAGAAGCTTGAAATAAACACTGAGGTGTTTGTTAGAGATGTTGGCatctttttttggaggggaatGCATAAGCTTGTTTATGTGTCAGGCGTCATTTCTTATAAAATGAGATGCAGGAAATAACTGACTGTAATGACATTTCACTGTACAGTTACTTTTGAGATGgataaagttgaaaaaaatttaagcttcaaaatattttttagttatattttaatGAAGTCTTCTAGTATGGCGTCGTGGTGACTTCTGGTAGGGAAAGAGATCTTCAACCGTTAATACTAAGATGTTATTATTTAAGTTCATGTACGAATTCTCATTGTGAAGTGTATAATAAAGTTAGATTCGTACCCATTGGAAAACATCTAATTCTTAGGAAACTTGCCaggcaatgtatttttttaagcagtcaGCATTTTTCCAGGTAACTGATTGAGCTTGTCATCTTTTCTTCTTGGGTAAAAACACCCAGAGTTGTGCTTTCAAACCATTATAAAAACAAGCAAGAATATTTCTCTCTTAACTTTCATGCAAGGCCCattgtttgttttgcttcctgCACATCTGCAACTAACTAGACTCTTTGTTCTAATGTTTTAAACTATCCTAAGGAAGCCCTAAGCCTACAGCTTAGCTGGTCAGTCATCCCCTTGCTATAAATGATGTTTGCATTTTCCAGCCCATTATTTGTAGCTGTTCCTGTAGAGAAAGGTATTTAATCTGAAAAGCTCAAATGCTGTTTGTCTGAGATCCCACTTGATGACAAGTgatatgttttgattttttttttatcataacaTTGATTACAAAGATAAACAATGTAATTTTTCTCTTCAATTGTGAAGCATTGGTGTGTGGAAAGTCATACAGATACTTTTGAAAGATTGTTGTGCACaaatagttttctgtttcttttaaaccttTTCTCAGTTCTTTACTTACACAGATGCTCTTTTTGCCAGACTCGTTGAATACTGTGAATGTTACAAACATGTTGACTAGTTGGCTTTTAAGGTCGATTAAAACAGTAAGCAAATAAACATACTTGATTTAAGGAGGGAATTGCTTTTTAAGTGAGACTGGCAGTACaggtaatgaaaaaaacaaagtacatttttcaaaactttGGTTTGAAATAAGTTTTCTGATGGTGTCATTACAAGAGTTCTGTGAAAATCTAGTAACTGCCCTTGTCTTGGCCTCACAGCTTCATAATTACATTACTGTCAATAATCTTAATGTAGCGCCTGAATTAGCATCTGAGTAAACTTTAATTTGAAGTCACAAAAATATCCATCTTTGAAATCTGACTGTCTTTATGAGACCAGGCACATACAGGACTGCCAACAGTTTGTTACTTCAAAACTTCAATGTACTTTAGGGCTTGATCCACAGTATTGGCAGTCaattttgtaaaaggaaaaaaatgtaacctCTCAATGCATTAAGCTAATTCACTTCTGCTTTGAGGCAGTGGAGAATAATACATGCCAGCATTTTGTTGTTCTGCATACTTTTTATCTTGGTGTTCcagaacaggttttaaaaaagtcatgaatgtggggttgttttttggtttcgttttttttttttaggtaggcGTGAAAGTAGGTGTTCGTACAAGAGGATGCAATGGACTTTCGTACACGTTAGAATATACAAAATCGAAAGGAGACTCTGATGAAGAAGTAGTTCAAGACGGTGAGTTTCTGATGTGGCAGAGCAAACGTCTGTGGTAGTGGGGAAGAATAACTTATTACAGGTTTGCCAAGGTACAGGTTAGAATTTACCTGAAATAACAAGTTATAGCAAGAGGTCCTACTGTTCTGTTACGGGAATTGTTGTcaccttattttctgttttgaagtaaCTGATTAGTTAAAATCTGCAGCTTTGCAGTCTCTGCATCACAGACTACTCCACCAGAATAGTTTAGTCCATTGTTCACGTCTTTAAAGGTGGCTAACAGCAGATATTTAGAGAAGAATATACAACAATGCATATGTAAAGGAATACTTTAGCCGCATACCTAAACCAAGGCTTGGCAAAGTAAAGATTTTATGTGCAAGGGATTTTCCCAATTATCTTCCCTAGTCTTATTCATTgatttgtaatttgtttttaaccTCTTTATGCTTTTGACCTTTACATTGCTTTGTAACAACGGTTTCTATGATTTTAACTCaagagtgttttaaaaaatgttttcatatgcTGGTATTTAAGCTTTCTGCCTGATAATTTCATTGAGCATCCCAATAATGGGTCTATTTCTAAAGTTCCtattgtggtttaactccagccggcaactaagccccacacagctgttcactctCGCCCCTCACAGCAGGATGAGGGGGAGAATctgaagtgtaaaagtgagaaaactcgtgggctgagttaaagacagtttaataggcaaagcaaaagccgcgcatgcaagcagagcaaaacaaggaattcattcactacttcccatcggcaggcaggtgttcagccatctccaggaaggcagggctccatcacgcctaacggttacttgggaagacaaacgccatcactccgaatgtcccccccttccttcttcttcccccagctttatatgctgagcatgacgtcatatggtatggaatatccctttggtcagctggggtcagctgtcctggctgtgtcccctcccaacttcttgtgcacccccagcctgctcgctggtggggtggggtgagaagcagaagaggccttgacactgtgcaagccctgctcagcagtaacggaaacatccctgtgttatcaacgctgttttcagcacggatccaaaacatagcccctactggctactgtgaagaaaattaactctatcccagccaaaaccagcacagttctatacatttttccaattttaataaaaatttctgtCAGTGGTCTTTTTGTCAAATACGGATTTTTACAGAAGCATAATGATGttcattttggtttcttttcttttgtaaaagttCCTAAAATCGTTTTGtgggggtggttttggtttttttttttttaggcattaCTGAACTCAGTTATATTATGTTCAGGAATAATACTTTTAATTTGGTGGCAAAGTAAGAGATTTGAATATAAGTGAGATATCACAATTATTTTCTTAGAGAAGCTATGCTGCGAGGCAGAGCCCATCTTCCAGCTGTCTTCAGAATACCTGTGACGAGCTAATGAATTTTATTCTCTTGAACAGAGAATTAGTTGGAACTTCAGCAAATTATTAAACTGAACCAGAGTATGTGAGATAGGGACTGCCACCTAATTCTTTAGGTGCCTCTTGATTTCAAATTCAGCTGGCTTCTGGAGTTACCTCTTCTGCTTGACTCAGAGGTGCTCTAGCTTTACAGggctgaaaacacatttttgtaaagGGATTTCCTGGTTGGATCTTAAGGAAGATAAAAGCAGTGTCCCTCAGTTGGGTCAGAGACCTTAGGTTCCGAAGCCAGACACCATTTCAGGTGTGCCTgtgtgctttctgttttgttttggttgcttCTAGACAGATTTCCAGTGAAGGCTCTGACTTTTACATAGGTCTGTGCTCAGTGAGCTGGTGGCTTTAGATCCCAGCACAAATTTTTTGGCTTTTAGGTAGTAAGTGACTGTTTCAGGGATCAGGTCCATAAACTCCTTCGTTAGGTTTAGCCTTCACTGTCAGTTACTGTCCAAATTGACCCCAAAAATGTGTAGATTCAGCTCAGTTGCCCACAGACTTGAGTTGTGTTGGTAATATGTTTTGTCTCAATGTCTACTATGATGAACCAGCTTTCCAGCAATTTCTCATATAACTTAATAAGTTCTTATTGCTGTTTACTGATAcgattttacatttttatttttattatttcctagTCTGTGGACAGCTAAAGCAGTCCACTCACATCTTTGTCAGATTTGCAGTTTTAAAGTTCAGTAACTT encodes:
- the ISCA1 gene encoding iron-sulfur cluster assembly 1 homolog, mitochondrial isoform X2, translating into MNSEFICCKVTVPLWVSGKRETPSAVQKIKQLLKDKPEHVGVKVGVRTRGCNGLSYTLEYTKSKGDSDEEVVQDGVRVFIEKKAQLTLLGTEMDYVEDKLSSEFVFNNPNIKGTCGCGESFNI
- the ISCA1 gene encoding iron-sulfur cluster assembly 1 homolog, mitochondrial isoform X1, with amino-acid sequence MASSVVRATVRAVSKRKIQATRAALTLTPSAVQKIKQLLKDKPEHVGVKVGVRTRGCNGLSYTLEYTKSKGDSDEEVVQDGVRVFIEKKAQLTLLGTEMDYVEDKLSSEFVFNNPNIKGTCGCGESFNI